The Fulvivirga ligni genome window below encodes:
- the nirB gene encoding nitrite reductase large subunit NirB, with product MKKVVIIGNGMVGYKFCEKLRTVATAEQIQVVVYGEEVLPAYDRVHLCEYFTNGSADDLLMAPTSWYAENQIELITGELVTSINREEKTISTHKNNVENYDYLILATGSRPLVPPIEGVDRNGVFVYRTIEDLDNIIDYAKNATSAAVLGGGLLGLEAAKALIDLELDTHVIEFSDRLMPRQLDEAGSDLLKYSLEQLGLKIHLGINTRSIQGNGKPESFLFQDGEQLKADMLVISCGIVPRDELARECGLEVGTRGGVVVNDLMQTNDAHIFAIGEVALHNGMIYGLVAPGYEMADVVVNQLTSTPEKLFAGFDMSTKLKLIGIEVASFGNALDLEKIGTPITYKNLKQGIYKRINISKDGSQLLGGILVGDSKDYNMLMQMSQNGMALPPNAEDLILGARGGEGMDMVGSLPDDAQVCSCENVTKADIVTSVKEKGCEDLASVKGCCKAGTGCGACTPMVNDILQQTLLSLGKRVRNVICEHFDYTRQELFDLVKIKNIKSYDELLDQFGAGDGCEICKPAVASIMASIFNELIVKQDTIQDTNDRYLANIQKGGSYSVVPRIPGGEITPEKLIVIGQVAQKYGLYTKITGGQRIDLFGARLNDLPKIWGELVKAGFESGHAYGKSLRTVKSCVGSTWCRYGLHDSVSFAIEVEERYRGLRSPHKLKGGVSGCRRECAEAQSKDFGIIATEKGWNLYVCGNGGANPQHAQLLAGDIDKKTCVKYLDRFLMFYIRTAEPLNRTATWLNKLDGGLEYLYDVVVNDCLGIGDELEKEMQGVIDTYSCEWKEVVDNEHLQAKFRHFVNSEEHDPQQAFGDMRGQKLPANWA from the coding sequence ATGAAGAAAGTAGTTATTATCGGAAATGGTATGGTTGGCTATAAGTTCTGTGAAAAACTTAGGACTGTGGCCACGGCGGAGCAAATTCAGGTGGTTGTGTATGGGGAAGAAGTGCTGCCAGCTTATGACAGGGTACACTTATGTGAATATTTCACTAATGGCTCGGCTGATGATTTGCTTATGGCACCAACAAGCTGGTACGCTGAAAATCAGATAGAATTAATAACCGGCGAATTAGTGACATCCATAAATAGAGAGGAAAAAACCATTTCTACTCACAAAAATAATGTTGAGAACTATGATTATCTAATATTAGCCACTGGTTCCAGGCCATTGGTGCCACCTATAGAAGGGGTGGATAGAAATGGAGTATTTGTTTATAGAACTATTGAGGATCTTGATAATATTATCGATTACGCGAAGAATGCCACCAGTGCGGCGGTCCTTGGCGGCGGTTTACTAGGGTTGGAAGCGGCTAAGGCCCTTATTGACTTAGAGTTAGATACTCATGTAATAGAATTTTCTGATAGACTCATGCCGCGTCAGTTAGATGAAGCGGGGTCAGATTTATTAAAATATTCACTTGAGCAGTTAGGGCTGAAGATTCATTTAGGTATAAACACGAGATCCATCCAGGGTAATGGCAAGCCGGAATCCTTTCTTTTTCAGGACGGGGAGCAATTAAAGGCAGATATGCTGGTGATAAGTTGTGGTATAGTGCCGAGAGATGAATTGGCCCGAGAGTGCGGACTAGAAGTGGGAACTCGTGGCGGTGTGGTAGTTAATGACTTGATGCAAACTAATGATGCTCACATCTTCGCTATTGGAGAGGTGGCCTTACACAACGGTATGATTTATGGCCTGGTAGCTCCAGGTTATGAGATGGCTGATGTAGTGGTGAATCAGTTAACTTCTACACCTGAAAAATTATTTGCGGGCTTTGATATGTCTACCAAGCTGAAGCTGATTGGTATTGAGGTGGCCAGTTTTGGTAATGCTCTTGATCTGGAAAAGATCGGTACTCCTATTACCTATAAAAACCTGAAACAGGGAATTTACAAGAGAATCAATATTTCTAAAGATGGCTCTCAACTATTAGGAGGAATTTTGGTAGGAGATAGTAAGGACTATAATATGCTCATGCAGATGTCTCAAAACGGCATGGCGCTTCCCCCTAATGCTGAAGATCTAATTTTGGGAGCAAGAGGAGGCGAAGGAATGGATATGGTAGGTAGCCTTCCTGATGATGCTCAGGTATGCTCGTGTGAGAATGTAACTAAAGCTGATATTGTAACCTCTGTTAAAGAAAAGGGTTGTGAAGATTTGGCGTCAGTAAAGGGATGTTGTAAAGCTGGAACGGGCTGTGGCGCATGTACTCCAATGGTCAATGACATCCTTCAACAAACACTATTATCCCTGGGTAAACGTGTAAGAAATGTAATTTGCGAGCATTTTGATTATACCAGACAGGAACTCTTTGATCTGGTGAAGATTAAAAACATTAAATCCTATGATGAGTTGCTAGATCAGTTTGGTGCCGGTGATGGTTGTGAAATATGCAAACCTGCGGTGGCTTCTATCATGGCAAGTATTTTCAATGAGCTTATTGTAAAACAAGATACCATTCAGGATACCAATGACAGGTATTTGGCTAACATTCAAAAAGGGGGCTCATATTCGGTAGTGCCTAGAATTCCCGGTGGTGAGATAACTCCGGAGAAGTTGATAGTCATAGGTCAGGTGGCTCAAAAGTATGGTCTTTATACTAAAATAACTGGCGGTCAAAGAATAGATCTGTTTGGTGCTCGCTTGAATGATTTACCTAAAATCTGGGGCGAACTGGTGAAGGCTGGTTTTGAAAGTGGCCATGCTTATGGTAAATCTTTAAGAACAGTTAAAAGCTGCGTGGGCTCAACCTGGTGCAGGTATGGCTTGCATGATTCTGTATCTTTTGCAATAGAAGTGGAGGAAAGATACCGTGGATTGAGGTCACCCCATAAGCTCAAAGGCGGTGTTTCTGGCTGCAGACGAGAATGCGCAGAAGCCCAAAGTAAGGATTTTGGAATTATTGCTACTGAAAAAGGATGGAACCTATATGTGTGTGGAAACGGAGGAGCCAACCCTCAACATGCTCAGCTTTTGGCAGGTGATATAGATAAAAAAACATGCGTAAAATACCTGGATCGCTTCCTTATGTTTTACATCAGAACAGCGGAGCCACTAAATAGAACAGCTACATGGTTGAATAAACTAGATGGCGGCTTGGAGTATTTGTACGACGTAGTGGTAAATGACTGTCTGGGTATAGGTGATGAATTAGAGAAAGAGATGCAGGGTGTGATTGATACATATTCCTGCGAATGGAAGGAAGTGGTTGATAATGAGCATCTTCAGGCTAAATTCAGACACTTTGTAAATTCAGAAGAGCATGATCCTCAGCAGGCCTTTGGTGACATGCGTGGACAAAAGCTTCCTGCCAATTGGGCTTAA
- the nirD gene encoding nitrite reductase small subunit NirD, with translation MENNNLIDTYPQYETVHPEDVKVWFRAAHVDDFPKNGGGCILYKGLQVAVFNFTRRNEWFATQNLCPHKKQMILSRGMIGTEGDEPKVACPYHKKTFSLQSGENLNDSLCQLATYPVKVENDTVYVGFKF, from the coding sequence ATGGAAAACAATAACTTAATAGATACTTACCCTCAGTACGAAACGGTTCATCCTGAAGATGTTAAAGTTTGGTTTAGGGCCGCTCATGTAGATGATTTTCCTAAAAACGGAGGAGGCTGTATTCTTTACAAAGGACTTCAAGTGGCGGTGTTTAATTTTACCAGAAGGAATGAATGGTTTGCCACTCAAAACTTATGTCCGCATAAAAAGCAGATGATTCTATCGAGAGGGATGATTGGTACGGAAGGAGATGAGCCAAAAGTGGCCTGTCCTTATCATAAAAAAACGTTTTCATTGCAGTCAGGTGAAAATCTGAATGATAGCTTATGCCAACTGGCTACCTATCCGGTAAAGGTAGAAAATGATACTGTCTATGTTGGCTTTAAGTTTTGA
- a CDS encoding sensor histidine kinase, which yields MPRLLKFDKLGRFYILALSAIAFSILFSQLVVQNYIGKQQNYSRTINVAGRQRMLSQKISKIALQLAYFQNTDSQKPLLTDLQETLDLWVQSHEGLLHGDEALGLPGTDTEDILKMYEKVYPHYEPIVESVKSIIKKRLADPDSDIKEEVNVTLENEDSFLAAMDAIVFAYDTEAQAKIVRLKNIEVGLLILSLTIILIEFLFIFKPLARDVRLTVSDLIDSEAKSVKMAEEMSRLYEELVRSYQELESLNFETEPQQVYATINSKGGFQSISPAFAKLLGESMNSMPGSFPLLLQKNEFSEQFINDLLLLIENRQAWNGELKFTDSDGDFCWLELSIIPTEFQTKSEFKLIGRNITEIKEARIRSREINREKIEKKVREQQYRSVLILEGQEEERRRLGREMHDGIGQMLTALKLSIESITPTDSIHTKKRLQDTKSLMKSILQEVRRISFNLTPTSLVDFGIVPAVKKFCQEVNNFSAPEIAFQNKTSFVNRLDTHIESNIYRIVQEAVNNAIKYAKAKNINVSFEHNINLLTIKIIDDGKGFNYENLLNSGHFKRAGHGIFNMKERAAFVNADFNLSSEVGSGTEITIKLPLE from the coding sequence ATGCCCCGACTTCTAAAATTTGATAAACTTGGCCGGTTTTATATACTTGCCCTCTCTGCTATTGCATTTAGCATTTTATTCAGTCAGCTGGTAGTTCAGAACTATATCGGCAAACAGCAAAATTATTCACGTACTATAAATGTAGCTGGTAGACAGAGAATGTTGAGCCAGAAGATAAGCAAGATAGCGCTTCAATTAGCCTATTTTCAGAATACTGATTCTCAAAAACCATTGCTTACAGACCTGCAGGAAACCTTGGATCTATGGGTGCAATCTCACGAAGGGCTTCTTCATGGTGATGAGGCTTTGGGTCTTCCTGGTACTGATACAGAGGATATTCTTAAAATGTATGAGAAGGTATATCCTCATTATGAGCCGATAGTTGAAAGTGTGAAGAGCATCATTAAAAAGAGATTGGCCGATCCTGATAGCGATATTAAAGAAGAGGTAAATGTTACCTTAGAAAATGAGGATAGCTTTCTGGCTGCAATGGACGCAATAGTATTTGCTTATGATACTGAAGCACAAGCTAAAATTGTAAGATTAAAGAATATAGAGGTGGGTCTGCTCATCTTATCATTGACTATTATTCTGATAGAATTTTTATTCATTTTCAAACCATTGGCCAGGGATGTTCGGCTCACGGTGTCTGATTTGATAGACTCTGAGGCCAAGTCAGTAAAAATGGCAGAAGAAATGAGCCGGTTATATGAAGAGCTGGTTCGCTCTTATCAGGAATTGGAATCCTTGAATTTTGAAACAGAACCGCAGCAGGTTTATGCTACTATAAATTCAAAAGGAGGTTTTCAGTCTATATCACCTGCTTTTGCCAAATTATTAGGTGAGTCAATGAATAGTATGCCTGGCTCATTTCCATTACTGCTTCAGAAAAATGAATTCTCAGAGCAGTTTATCAATGATCTTCTGCTTTTAATTGAGAACAGGCAGGCCTGGAACGGGGAGCTAAAATTCACTGATTCTGATGGTGATTTTTGCTGGCTGGAGCTTTCTATTATTCCTACGGAGTTTCAGACTAAGTCTGAATTTAAGCTTATAGGTAGAAATATAACTGAGATAAAAGAAGCTCGGATTCGGTCCAGAGAGATTAACCGTGAGAAGATAGAGAAAAAGGTAAGGGAGCAGCAATATCGATCCGTGCTTATATTAGAAGGTCAGGAAGAGGAAAGGCGCCGGCTTGGCAGGGAAATGCATGATGGCATTGGGCAAATGCTCACTGCCCTAAAATTGAGTATTGAATCCATTACGCCAACAGATTCTATTCACACTAAAAAGAGGCTGCAGGATACTAAATCTCTTATGAAGAGTATCTTACAGGAAGTACGGCGTATTTCTTTTAACCTCACACCTACCAGCCTGGTTGATTTTGGCATAGTGCCAGCCGTTAAAAAGTTTTGTCAGGAAGTAAATAACTTTTCTGCCCCTGAAATTGCTTTTCAAAACAAAACCAGTTTCGTAAATAGGCTGGATACACATATTGAAAGTAATATATATCGTATAGTGCAAGAAGCCGTAAATAACGCTATTAAGTATGCGAAGGCCAAAAACATAAATGTTTCCTTCGAGCATAATATTAACTTGCTGACTATAAAGATTATAGATGATGGAAAAGGCTTTAATTATGAGAATTTATTAAATTCAGGTCATTTTAAAAGAGCAGGACACGGTATATTTAATATGAAGGAAAGAGCAGCGTTTGTTAATGCTGATTTTAACTTATCTTCTGAAGTAGGTTCTGGTACAGAAATTACAATTAAACTACCTTTGGAGTAA
- a CDS encoding response regulator transcription factor, whose protein sequence is MDTTINIMLADDHEIVRKGIKMLLESESDIEVVAEASDGQEAIDLLGSNHPDIVIMDIRMPNLNGIEATKTIKDKFPAVSVLVLSMHDDEEYITQSIDCGADGYLLKDSGKEEFVKAIHNVYGGQKYFSADISNILVNNYLSAKKSGAVQVDTEPAQTIDYGLTKRERQILKMIYEGVSNKDIADQLQKSIRTIETHRFNIMKKLEVSNIAELLRKIENEPGLKNGLK, encoded by the coding sequence ATGGATACTACTATAAACATAATGCTGGCTGATGATCATGAGATCGTTAGGAAGGGTATAAAGATGCTGCTGGAGAGTGAATCAGATATTGAGGTGGTGGCAGAGGCTTCTGATGGACAAGAGGCTATAGATTTGCTGGGCAGTAATCATCCTGATATTGTGATTATGGATATTAGAATGCCGAATCTCAATGGCATAGAGGCTACAAAAACCATTAAAGATAAATTTCCTGCAGTAAGTGTCTTAGTGCTATCCATGCATGATGACGAAGAGTATATTACCCAGTCTATAGATTGTGGTGCTGATGGTTATCTCTTAAAAGATTCTGGTAAAGAAGAATTTGTAAAGGCTATTCATAACGTTTATGGCGGTCAGAAATACTTCAGTGCTGATATTTCTAATATTCTGGTGAATAATTACCTCTCAGCTAAAAAGTCTGGAGCTGTTCAGGTAGATACTGAGCCTGCTCAAACCATCGATTATGGACTAACCAAACGCGAGCGCCAGATTCTTAAAATGATTTACGAAGGTGTCTCTAATAAGGATATCGCAGACCAGTTACAGAAGAGCATCAGAACCATTGAGACTCATAGATTCAATATTATGAAGAAATTGGAAGTAAGTAATATTGCTGAACTACTACGTAAAATTGAAAATGAGCCTGGACTCAAGAATGGCTTAAAATAA
- a CDS encoding alginate export family protein, with protein sequence MKHLIYLSLFMIICAKSYAQLSVSGQVRPRAEFYNGNNSGLSTEDNKPGFAIMQRTRLQLAFSNENVIVHFTPQYINFWGQYAETSTQGAVSIYEAWAGYKFSEKFTLQFGRQPISYGDQRFLGALDWAASGRAHDAFVGKWKTDKVSLDGGVTWNQVGFTNDINTFNNTGAASVKSLQYLWLSAGKEDFSYAGMVANVVTETDPGIYYAYTTIGVMPKVELSDNFSLSASGYFQFGKFKGTKLGGSLFSIEGTYKAGKMPLTAGADIVSGDKEDTQGKNETWKQQFGTNHKFYGYMDFFYVGEQPSMGLNDFYVKTSFATGKKSKLITHLHYFTANQSFTDEISDTGVSASGYLGTELDLIYNLNISEELNFKLGYSQLFASENFELYKNGSSETINNWAWLQLNLNTSFLKSSK encoded by the coding sequence ATGAAACACCTTATCTACCTTAGCCTTTTCATGATTATCTGTGCAAAATCCTACGCACAATTATCTGTATCTGGACAGGTTCGGCCCAGGGCTGAATTCTACAATGGTAATAACTCCGGCTTATCTACTGAAGATAATAAGCCAGGTTTCGCCATTATGCAACGCACGCGGCTACAATTAGCGTTTTCTAATGAAAATGTAATTGTTCACTTCACTCCTCAGTACATTAATTTTTGGGGTCAATATGCTGAAACCAGCACTCAGGGAGCTGTCTCTATCTACGAGGCATGGGCTGGTTATAAGTTTTCAGAGAAGTTTACCTTGCAATTTGGCAGGCAGCCCATTTCTTATGGGGATCAGCGTTTTCTTGGAGCGCTAGATTGGGCTGCATCTGGCCGAGCTCATGACGCTTTTGTGGGTAAGTGGAAAACGGATAAGGTATCATTAGATGGCGGCGTCACCTGGAATCAGGTAGGATTTACTAATGACATTAACACCTTTAATAATACCGGTGCTGCCAGCGTAAAAAGCCTTCAATATCTTTGGTTATCTGCCGGAAAGGAAGATTTCTCTTATGCTGGTATGGTGGCCAATGTGGTAACAGAAACAGATCCAGGCATTTATTACGCTTATACTACAATAGGTGTAATGCCTAAGGTTGAACTAAGTGATAACTTCTCCCTTTCGGCATCAGGATATTTTCAGTTTGGTAAATTCAAAGGCACCAAGCTTGGAGGCTCTCTTTTTTCTATAGAAGGAACCTACAAAGCTGGAAAGATGCCACTCACAGCAGGGGCTGATATAGTATCTGGAGATAAAGAAGATACTCAGGGTAAGAATGAAACCTGGAAGCAGCAGTTTGGCACTAACCATAAGTTCTATGGCTACATGGATTTCTTTTATGTGGGTGAGCAGCCATCTATGGGTTTAAATGATTTCTATGTAAAAACTTCATTTGCCACAGGTAAGAAATCAAAATTGATTACCCATCTACACTATTTCACTGCTAACCAAAGCTTTACGGATGAGATTAGTGATACGGGCGTTAGCGCTTCTGGCTACCTCGGAACAGAACTAGACCTCATTTATAATCTTAACATCAGCGAGGAGCTCAATTTCAAACTTGGCTATTCTCAGCTTTTCGCCTCTGAAAATTTCGAGCTCTACAAAAATGGTTCATCAGAAACCATCAATAACTGGGCCTGGCTTCAGCTCAATTTAAATACATCCTTCCTTAAATCAAGTAAATAA
- a CDS encoding MFS transporter: MKLLSNGQATNIKLWSISSPQMRAFHFSWMAFFLCFFGWFGIAPMLQVVREDLGITTDQIVTTNMVAVASTVFMRLIIGWLCDKIGPRITYTWLLILGAIPVMLIGISQNYEQFLLFRMFIGAIGASFVITQFHTSVMFASNVVGTANATTAGWGNLGGGVTQQLMPVVFAAALAIFGAETLAWRYAMVAPGILLFIMGILYYKYTQDTPQGNYKDLKDTELERKNAGSAFREACKDYRVWVLFVIYGACFGVELIVNSKAALYFFDYFQMDMATAGLIAGLFGLMNLFARSLGGIVGDYFGKSSGLSGRVRWLFVALLCEGIALVIFSRMGTVPTIIASLIVFSLFVQMSEGATYSVVPFINKKALGAISGIVGAGGNAGAVAGMFLFKKQLTGLEWTDSFFILGLIVAGVSFFSFAVRFSAETEAAVKEERTRIAEAEPMLQAS, encoded by the coding sequence ATGAAACTTCTTAGCAACGGACAAGCCACTAACATCAAATTGTGGAGTATCAGCTCTCCGCAAATGCGTGCATTTCACTTTTCCTGGATGGCATTCTTTCTATGCTTTTTCGGATGGTTCGGTATAGCACCCATGCTTCAGGTAGTAAGAGAAGACCTGGGTATTACCACAGATCAAATTGTTACTACTAACATGGTAGCTGTAGCTTCTACAGTATTTATGCGCCTGATTATCGGGTGGTTATGTGATAAAATAGGCCCTAGAATTACTTATACCTGGCTACTGATTTTAGGTGCTATTCCAGTTATGCTTATCGGTATTTCCCAGAATTATGAACAGTTTTTATTATTCAGAATGTTTATTGGTGCCATAGGTGCGTCATTTGTAATTACTCAGTTTCACACTTCTGTCATGTTCGCTTCTAATGTGGTAGGTACTGCTAATGCTACTACCGCTGGTTGGGGTAATCTTGGTGGCGGCGTTACACAGCAACTTATGCCTGTAGTTTTTGCAGCGGCCCTGGCCATTTTCGGAGCGGAAACATTAGCCTGGAGATATGCCATGGTAGCACCAGGTATACTTCTTTTTATCATGGGAATTTTATATTACAAATATACCCAGGATACACCTCAAGGAAATTATAAAGACCTTAAAGACACAGAGTTAGAAAGAAAAAATGCAGGCAGCGCATTTAGAGAAGCATGTAAAGATTATAGAGTGTGGGTGCTTTTTGTAATCTATGGTGCATGTTTCGGTGTGGAGTTAATTGTTAATTCAAAAGCTGCTTTATACTTCTTCGATTATTTTCAGATGGACATGGCCACAGCTGGTCTTATTGCCGGCCTTTTTGGTCTTATGAACCTTTTTGCTCGTTCACTGGGAGGTATTGTTGGTGATTATTTCGGCAAAAGCTCAGGTCTTTCTGGTAGAGTACGCTGGCTATTTGTAGCACTACTGTGTGAAGGTATTGCGCTTGTAATATTCTCCAGAATGGGTACTGTACCTACCATTATTGCTTCGTTAATAGTGTTCAGTTTATTTGTTCAGATGAGTGAAGGTGCTACTTACAGTGTGGTTCCATTCATTAATAAGAAAGCTTTGGGAGCTATATCTGGTATAGTCGGTGCTGGTGGAAATGCTGGTGCAGTAGCAGGAATGTTTTTGTTCAAAAAGCAACTTACCGGCCTTGAGTGGACAGACTCTTTCTTTATCCTCGGTTTAATAGTGGCCGGAGTGTCGTTCTTCAGCTTTGCAGTACGATTCTCAGCAGAAACAGAAGCTGCTGTGAAAGAAGAAAGAACCAGAATAGCCGAAGCAGAACCCATGCTACAGGCTTCATAA